A stretch of the Oceanicola sp. D3 genome encodes the following:
- a CDS encoding ABC transporter substrate-binding protein yields MKKLIAALGAATMLAGPAMAQDTYFPIVAKGFSHQFWQAVKLGAETAAERNGVTITFEGPNTEAEIDKQTDILNAAIAKKPQGLGFAALDSQAQVPALRKAAEAGIPIVAFDSGVESDLPLTTCTTDNMAAAAAGADGLAKAIGEEGKIAAVIHDQTSATGIGRRDGFLNRMEEAYPNIEIVSVQYANDALKGTETAKALMQANPDLKGIFASNEGAAIGLAVAIKETGSDIVGVGFDSGKSQKDAILDGTLLGSITQNPVGIGECVVDSLAKALKGEELPEVIDTGFYWYDKDNMDDPKVAAVLYD; encoded by the coding sequence CCATGCTGGCCGGCCCCGCCATGGCGCAGGACACCTACTTTCCGATCGTCGCCAAGGGCTTCAGCCACCAGTTTTGGCAGGCGGTGAAGCTGGGCGCCGAAACGGCGGCCGAGCGCAACGGGGTGACGATTACCTTTGAGGGGCCGAATACCGAGGCCGAGATCGACAAGCAGACCGATATCCTGAACGCCGCCATCGCCAAGAAGCCGCAGGGCCTTGGCTTTGCCGCGCTCGACAGCCAGGCCCAGGTGCCGGCGCTGCGCAAGGCGGCTGAGGCGGGCATTCCGATTGTGGCCTTCGACTCGGGCGTGGAATCTGACCTGCCGCTCACCACCTGCACCACCGACAACATGGCTGCCGCCGCCGCTGGTGCCGATGGCTTGGCAAAGGCGATTGGCGAGGAAGGCAAGATCGCCGCCGTGATCCACGACCAGACCTCGGCCACTGGCATTGGCCGCCGTGACGGCTTTCTCAACCGGATGGAAGAGGCCTACCCGAACATCGAGATCGTGAGCGTGCAATATGCCAACGACGCGCTGAAGGGCACCGAGACGGCCAAGGCGCTGATGCAGGCAAACCCGGACCTGAAGGGGATCTTTGCCTCCAACGAAGGCGCGGCCATCGGGCTTGCGGTGGCGATCAAGGAGACCGGCTCCGATATCGTGGGCGTTGGCTTTGACTCCGGCAAGAGCCAGAAGGACGCGATCCTGGACGGTACATTGCTGGGCTCGATCACCCAGAACCCGGTGGGCATTGGCGAATGCGTTGTGGATTCGCTGGCCAAGGCGCTGAAGGGCGAAGAGCTGCCCGAGGTGATCGACACCGGCTTTTACTGGTACGACAAGGACAACATGGACGACCCGAAAGTGGCCGCCGTGCTTTACGACTGA
- a CDS encoding SDR family oxidoreductase, with translation MDKTSKWWIIGASEGLGRAVAEKLAAEGASLVLSARSEDRLNALAEAIGGAQVVPMDVTDSASVEAATAKAGAVDGLLYCVGAYEPMKATEWKSDAVLTMAETNFLGALRVLGAALPGLVARDAGRIVLVGSLSGFRGLPGAIGYGASKAGLMHIAENLRADLHGTGVTVQRVNPGFIDTRLTRKNDFKMPQLMQPEEAAEKVMEALRSGRFSTSFPAPFAWLFTAGRYLPLGLFQRIFQRG, from the coding sequence ATGGATAAGACATCCAAATGGTGGATCATCGGCGCCAGCGAAGGCCTTGGCCGCGCCGTCGCCGAGAAGCTCGCCGCCGAAGGCGCATCACTGGTGCTGTCGGCCCGCAGCGAAGACAGGCTGAACGCGTTGGCCGAGGCCATCGGCGGCGCGCAGGTGGTCCCGATGGATGTCACCGACAGTGCCTCGGTCGAGGCCGCCACCGCAAAGGCCGGCGCAGTCGACGGGCTGCTCTATTGCGTGGGCGCTTACGAGCCGATGAAGGCCACCGAATGGAAAAGCGATGCAGTGCTGACCATGGCCGAAACCAACTTCCTCGGCGCGCTCCGGGTGCTTGGTGCCGCCCTGCCGGGCCTCGTGGCGCGCGATGCCGGGCGGATCGTGCTGGTCGGCTCGCTCTCCGGCTTCCGGGGCCTGCCGGGTGCCATCGGCTATGGCGCGAGCAAGGCCGGGCTGATGCATATCGCCGAAAACCTGCGCGCCGATCTGCATGGCACCGGGGTGACGGTGCAACGGGTGAACCCCGGCTTCATCGACACAAGGCTCACCCGCAAGAACGACTTCAAGATGCCGCAGCTGATGCAGCCCGAAGAGGCCGCCGAAAAGGTGATGGAGGCCCTTCGCTCGGGCCGCTTTTCCACCAGCTTCCCCGCCCCCTTCGCATGGCTCTTCACCGCCGGGCGCTACCTGCCGCTCGGGCTGTTCCAGCGGATATTCCAGCGCGGCTAA
- a CDS encoding DUF3833 domain-containing protein, with translation MALSLFLALCIALVAYRAQALSFVAQRPEAYAETGPPFDPRHVLSGPMVSEGVIYGPTGKVASRFEARMEGSWQGTRGALVEEFTYDSGRTQNRRWELVLHNDGSLTATAPDIVGIGRGEVSGATLRLCYRLRLPDEAGGHELDVTDWLYLMPGGAVMNRSQMRRFGVTLAELVATMRPEASPEVAHG, from the coding sequence ATCGCCCTCTCCCTCTTTCTGGCGCTCTGCATCGCCCTCGTGGCCTACCGCGCACAGGCACTGAGCTTCGTGGCGCAACGCCCCGAGGCCTATGCCGAAACCGGCCCCCCCTTTGATCCGCGCCACGTGCTGTCCGGCCCGATGGTGTCCGAAGGGGTGATCTATGGCCCCACCGGCAAGGTCGCCTCGCGCTTCGAGGCACGCATGGAGGGCAGCTGGCAAGGCACGCGCGGCGCGCTGGTGGAAGAGTTCACCTATGACAGCGGGCGCACTCAAAATCGCCGCTGGGAGCTGGTGTTGCACAACGACGGCTCTTTGACCGCAACAGCGCCCGACATCGTCGGGATCGGCCGGGGCGAGGTCAGCGGTGCCACACTGCGGCTGTGCTATCGGCTGCGGCTGCCAGACGAGGCAGGCGGGCACGAGTTGGACGTCACAGACTGGCTCTACCTGATGCCCGGCGGAGCGGTGATGAACCGCTCGCAGATGCGCCGCTTCGGCGTCACGCTGGCCGAACTCGTAGCCACCATGCGGCCCGAGGCCTCGCCGGAGGTTGCGCATGGATAA
- a CDS encoding cyclopropane-fatty-acyl-phospholipid synthase family protein: MNAPATFPLEAPASLPQSPVTRRLRRDFLAACEQITEGRLRLITPEGHRHSFGTHGPEAELHLRDWRVASAIAARGDIGFGEAYVAGMWDSASIEDVSSIALTNLTALGNTARPRPLQRLKMGLIDRVLRANSRRGASRNIRAHYDVGNEFYQLWLDPSMSYSSGLYAPGDDLEQAQMRKYDRILNRVPGERLLEVGCGWGGFAERAADAGRHVTGITISPSQKGYADARLDGRAEIRLQDYRDVQGTYDGIVSIEMVEAVGERYWPTYFSTLKARLAEGGRAMLQAITVPDENFNAYRRRSDFIRHYTFPGGMLLSDAVIAEQAQQAGLKVHENFSFGQDYARTCRDWEARLTAASPRIRAQGQDERFLRTWRYYLGICAAAFATGRADVVQVELGHG; the protein is encoded by the coding sequence ATGAATGCCCCCGCCACCTTTCCGCTCGAGGCCCCGGCCAGCCTGCCGCAATCGCCCGTCACCCGTCGGCTGCGGCGTGACTTTCTGGCAGCCTGCGAGCAGATCACCGAAGGTCGCCTGCGGCTGATAACCCCCGAGGGCCACCGGCACAGCTTTGGCACCCATGGGCCGGAGGCCGAGTTGCACCTGCGCGACTGGCGCGTGGCTTCGGCAATCGCGGCACGGGGCGATATCGGCTTTGGCGAGGCCTATGTCGCCGGCATGTGGGACAGCGCCTCCATTGAGGATGTTTCCAGCATCGCGCTCACCAACCTCACTGCCCTCGGCAACACAGCCCGCCCCCGCCCGCTGCAACGGCTGAAGATGGGGCTGATCGACCGGGTGCTGCGGGCCAACTCCCGCCGCGGCGCCTCCCGCAACATCCGCGCCCACTATGATGTGGGCAACGAGTTCTACCAGCTCTGGCTGGACCCTTCGATGAGCTACTCCTCCGGCCTCTACGCCCCGGGCGACGACCTTGAGCAGGCGCAGATGCGCAAATATGACCGCATCCTCAACCGCGTGCCCGGCGAGCGCCTGCTCGAAGTCGGCTGCGGCTGGGGCGGTTTTGCCGAACGCGCCGCCGACGCAGGCCGCCACGTGACCGGCATCACCATCTCGCCCAGCCAGAAGGGCTATGCCGACGCCCGCCTCGACGGGCGGGCCGAGATCCGGCTGCAGGATTACCGCGATGTGCAGGGCACCTACGATGGGATCGTCTCCATCGAGATGGTCGAGGCCGTGGGCGAGCGTTACTGGCCCACCTACTTCTCCACCCTCAAGGCCCGGCTGGCCGAAGGCGGGCGAGCGATGCTTCAGGCAATCACCGTGCCCGATGAAAACTTCAACGCCTATCGCCGCCGGTCCGACTTTATCCGGCATTACACCTTCCCCGGCGGCATGCTGCTGTCCGACGCGGTGATCGCCGAGCAGGCGCAACAGGCAGGGCTTAAGGTGCATGAAAACTTTTCCTTCGGGCAAGACTACGCCCGCACCTGCCGCGACTGGGAAGCCCGGCTCACCGCCGCCTCCCCGCGCATCCGGGCACAGGGGCAGGATGAGAGGTTCTTGCGCACGTGGCGCTACTACCTCGGCATCTGCGCTGCCGCCTTCGCCACGGGCCGCGCCGATGTGGTGCAGGTCGAGCTCGGGCACGGGTGA
- a CDS encoding DUF1365 domain-containing protein, with translation MSFAPQLLRAETTHARRGAASHTFRHGVDYVMIDPESTARTPALFSRNRLNLTSVHDRTHGGPRGQGRGAAWAREVLAEAGAPKGLALRLLAQPRFLGYWFNPVSFWLALDGDDLVAVIAEVSNTFGERHSYLCAHPGFTPIGPQDRLTAAKIFHVSPFQDVSGGYEFSFDLKADRIAFRILLRDGEAGLVATLAGPRAPLTNRAILASAIRRPFGPLRVLALIYWHALRLKAKGIAYRSKPLPPEHEVSR, from the coding sequence ATGAGCTTCGCACCACAACTCCTGCGGGCCGAAACCACCCACGCACGGCGCGGCGCGGCCTCTCACACCTTCCGGCACGGGGTGGATTACGTGATGATCGACCCCGAAAGCACCGCCCGCACCCCGGCCCTGTTCTCGCGCAATCGGCTCAACCTCACCTCCGTGCATGATCGCACCCACGGCGGCCCGCGCGGGCAAGGCCGGGGCGCGGCATGGGCGCGCGAGGTGCTGGCCGAGGCGGGCGCGCCCAAGGGGCTGGCCCTGCGCCTCCTCGCCCAACCGCGTTTCCTTGGCTACTGGTTCAACCCGGTCAGCTTCTGGTTGGCGCTCGACGGCGACGATCTGGTAGCGGTGATCGCCGAGGTCTCCAACACCTTCGGCGAGCGCCACAGCTACCTCTGCGCCCACCCCGGTTTCACCCCCATCGGCCCGCAAGACAGGCTGACAGCGGCGAAGATCTTCCATGTCTCACCGTTTCAGGATGTATCGGGCGGCTACGAGTTTTCCTTCGACCTGAAGGCCGACCGCATCGCCTTTCGCATCCTGCTGCGCGATGGCGAAGCCGGGCTCGTCGCCACGCTGGCCGGCCCCCGCGCGCCACTCACCAATCGCGCTATCCTCGCCAGCGCCATCCGCCGCCCATTCGGGCCGCTGCGGGTGCTGGCCCTGATCTACTGGCACGCCCTGCGCCTCAAGGCCAAGGGCATTGCCTATCGCTCCAAACCACTCCCGCCTGAACACGAGGTCTCCCGATGA